One Paraburkholderia sp. HP33-1 genomic region harbors:
- a CDS encoding LuxR C-terminal-related transcriptional regulator — protein MMPPRIPAGCVQRPELLRRLDERRPRHVTLVIAPAGFGKTTLLAAWSEAQVRKKRPVAWLSLDGEDDDPQQLGAYLVAALSRASKDIAWQAQQLLDNDAHTPVRTIISVLLNGIAAYGRDVFLVLDDVDRLSAKPVLAIVSRLLRYAPDNLHVLLGARGEPALSLSGLRSPDKLSRVNADDLRFSLDDAQAFFDRTGNTPLNRNSVELLNSATEGWVAGLQLASLGLNRVDHVAALASHLAGSRFGIDRYLSDTVFEHLPPNMLTFLLHTSILERLTATLCDEVMGSEGDSGEKLDWLERHNVFIRPLDETQDWYRYHALLSDALRRRLVRQTPQQVPLLHRRASLWFARARLWPEAVRHALAAGDIDQAAQWAENCAMEMLQRGDPFMLPGWIRKLPPDVIAGRLRLRLAKAWGLAMSLETARASKEISAIADEFERMARDDRSVADEVAWTEINAIRAVIACVSDDSEHALELGRAVEASTAPAEHWVRYYGQSAEIFGLMYRGQFSYISRVWRARVDQVGISRKPNSADMLRDAVYGIAALIHGELPDAKRVMEVAMRYSEDKLGEWSASTAAVAGCLASICYECNELSKARKLIEGRMTIALETSPLAALMRFMLTASRVLWRDGKKGPALAVLEDGRQVAITRRWLRLKLACDAETVRQLLADGSVGEARQIADELSASVPMMCKERRGSAMETWASYCVLEARVLLAENAADDAVGFLSRSFDDLVALGWRYAEAVVSLLLALAHEQSGASEKAFSALENALRIGCAMGLINSFVDEGPSMRALLERCRHTSSEISTRHAAYIDTLLSAFDEVNKMSSPLPNHADTKMAPGTLSARELQILGYVARGLSNKEIGRSLKLAPETVKWHMKNVFEKLNVSSRFEAVQSAFGIQPGAD, from the coding sequence ATGATGCCGCCGCGCATTCCCGCCGGATGCGTGCAAAGGCCCGAATTGCTTCGGCGACTCGATGAACGACGCCCGCGTCACGTGACGCTCGTGATTGCGCCCGCGGGTTTCGGCAAAACGACTTTGCTTGCCGCGTGGAGCGAGGCGCAAGTGAGAAAGAAGCGTCCCGTTGCGTGGCTCAGTCTCGATGGAGAAGATGACGATCCGCAGCAACTCGGCGCCTATCTGGTGGCGGCGCTTTCTCGCGCGTCGAAGGACATCGCGTGGCAGGCACAGCAACTCCTCGACAACGATGCACATACGCCGGTCAGAACCATCATTTCCGTGCTACTGAATGGCATCGCCGCATACGGCCGCGATGTATTTCTCGTGCTCGACGACGTCGACCGCCTGAGCGCGAAGCCCGTTCTGGCAATCGTGTCACGCCTGCTGCGCTACGCGCCCGACAACCTGCACGTTCTGCTCGGAGCGCGCGGCGAACCGGCGCTGTCGCTGAGCGGGCTGCGATCGCCCGACAAGCTCTCGCGCGTGAACGCCGACGATCTTCGTTTTTCGCTCGACGATGCTCAGGCGTTTTTCGACCGCACCGGTAACACGCCGCTCAACCGCAACAGCGTCGAGTTGTTGAACAGCGCGACCGAAGGCTGGGTGGCCGGTTTGCAACTGGCTTCGCTCGGACTGAACCGGGTCGATCATGTGGCCGCGCTCGCCAGTCATCTCGCAGGTTCCCGCTTCGGAATCGATCGCTACCTGAGCGACACGGTGTTTGAACATTTGCCGCCAAACATGCTGACGTTTCTGCTGCACACGTCGATTCTCGAGCGGCTTACAGCGACGCTGTGCGACGAAGTCATGGGCAGTGAAGGTGACAGCGGAGAAAAACTGGACTGGCTCGAGCGGCATAACGTGTTCATCCGGCCCCTCGATGAAACGCAAGACTGGTATCGCTATCACGCGTTGCTGAGCGATGCGCTGCGCCGCCGTCTCGTGCGTCAGACGCCGCAACAGGTTCCGTTGCTGCATCGCCGGGCCAGCCTCTGGTTCGCTCGGGCTCGCCTGTGGCCCGAGGCCGTGCGGCATGCGCTGGCCGCGGGCGATATCGACCAGGCGGCGCAGTGGGCCGAAAACTGTGCGATGGAGATGCTCCAGCGCGGCGACCCGTTCATGCTGCCGGGCTGGATTCGCAAACTTCCACCGGATGTGATCGCTGGTCGACTCCGTTTGCGCCTGGCGAAAGCCTGGGGTCTCGCGATGTCGCTTGAAACCGCGCGCGCGTCGAAGGAGATCAGTGCGATCGCCGACGAGTTCGAGCGGATGGCCCGCGATGATCGGTCGGTGGCCGACGAGGTCGCATGGACGGAAATCAACGCGATCCGCGCGGTGATCGCCTGCGTGAGTGACGACAGCGAACATGCGCTCGAACTGGGGCGTGCCGTTGAGGCATCGACGGCGCCTGCGGAGCACTGGGTACGGTATTACGGGCAAAGCGCGGAAATTTTCGGCCTGATGTATAGAGGGCAGTTCAGCTACATATCCCGCGTGTGGAGAGCGCGGGTCGATCAGGTGGGAATCAGCCGGAAGCCGAACAGCGCGGATATGCTGCGCGACGCGGTGTATGGCATCGCTGCGCTGATCCACGGCGAACTTCCTGATGCGAAACGGGTGATGGAAGTGGCGATGCGGTACTCCGAAGACAAGCTAGGGGAGTGGTCGGCGAGCACGGCCGCGGTAGCCGGTTGCCTTGCGTCGATTTGCTACGAATGCAACGAGCTGTCCAAAGCGAGGAAGTTGATCGAAGGGCGCATGACCATCGCATTGGAGACCTCGCCACTCGCTGCGTTGATGCGCTTCATGCTGACCGCGTCGCGCGTGTTGTGGCGCGATGGTAAAAAGGGGCCGGCGCTGGCCGTTCTCGAGGATGGTCGACAGGTCGCGATCACACGTCGATGGTTGCGTCTGAAGCTGGCGTGCGATGCGGAAACCGTCAGACAGCTTCTTGCCGACGGTAGCGTGGGCGAAGCGAGACAGATCGCCGACGAGCTGAGCGCGAGCGTACCGATGATGTGCAAAGAACGACGGGGCTCAGCAATGGAAACGTGGGCGAGCTACTGTGTGCTGGAAGCGCGTGTTCTGCTCGCCGAAAATGCCGCGGATGACGCCGTCGGTTTTCTGTCGCGCTCCTTCGACGACCTGGTGGCGCTTGGCTGGCGCTATGCCGAGGCCGTCGTTTCATTGTTGCTTGCTCTCGCGCATGAGCAGAGCGGTGCCTCGGAAAAGGCCTTCTCCGCGCTGGAAAACGCGCTGCGGATCGGGTGCGCGATGGGCTTGATCAATAGCTTCGTGGACGAAGGGCCGTCGATGCGTGCATTACTGGAACGCTGTCGCCACACGTCATCGGAAATCTCGACCCGGCACGCCGCGTATATCGACACGTTGCTGTCGGCTTTCGACGAGGTCAACAAGATGTCATCTCCGTTGCCGAACCATGCCGACACGAAGATGGCGCCGGGCACACTGAGCGCGAGAGAGCTCCAGATACTTGGCTACGTTGCTCGCGGGCTGTCGAACAAGGAAATTGGCCGATCATTGAAACTGGCGCCCGAGACGGTCAAGTGGCACATGAAGAACGTATTCGAAAAACTGAACGTCAGTTCGAGATTCGAGGCCGTTCAGAGTGCCTTTGGCATTCAGCCTGGAGCGGACTGA
- a CDS encoding aminotransferase-like domain-containing protein → MKSAIDHTNGEDVLQTKGRQPTYLEVSRGLEEKVRSGHYPPGSRLPPQRELALELGLNVSTVSRAYKELQARGLIVASKRRGSIVTGGAMPAVHVRSDNASASANTVIDLTVNRPATDEFLKQLARTMAQIAHDPRYPETQEYQPPQGPEWARAAGAQWIAAPGFTPGADSVVVTSGAQHGLYAVLSSLMGHEGVILSDQLTYYGLKALAPVFQFELVGIPSDDEGLLPERLEDVCRHRRVKAIFTVPNLQNPTVVTMSLARRAALADIARRHHIVIIEDDVYGPLLQARLPTIASLCPELTFHITSTSKVLAPGLRIGYLRTPPHGAALAAEAVRTTAWMPAPLSTLIATRWIEDGTAQTILDAQRAELRARQEIARELLPAEHLKSDPACMFVWLRVPPPWRSDDFAANALARGVNTMPASAFAVDRSTIEHGVRINLACAESREQLTRGLQLLAHTLRDRPRALFGTI, encoded by the coding sequence ATGAAGAGCGCAATAGACCACACAAACGGTGAAGACGTTCTCCAGACAAAAGGGCGTCAGCCGACTTATCTCGAAGTGTCACGCGGCCTCGAGGAAAAAGTCCGCAGCGGCCATTACCCGCCGGGCAGCCGCCTGCCGCCGCAGCGCGAGCTAGCGTTGGAGCTGGGCCTGAATGTCTCCACCGTGTCGCGTGCGTACAAGGAGTTGCAGGCGCGCGGACTGATCGTTGCGAGCAAGCGACGCGGCTCGATCGTCACCGGCGGTGCCATGCCTGCTGTGCATGTCCGCAGCGACAACGCGTCGGCAAGCGCCAATACCGTGATCGATCTGACCGTGAACCGGCCGGCCACCGACGAATTCCTCAAGCAGCTTGCGCGGACCATGGCGCAGATCGCGCACGATCCCCGCTATCCAGAGACCCAGGAATATCAGCCGCCGCAAGGCCCCGAATGGGCGCGAGCGGCGGGCGCGCAATGGATCGCCGCCCCCGGCTTCACGCCCGGCGCCGATAGCGTGGTCGTCACGAGCGGCGCGCAGCATGGTCTGTATGCGGTACTGAGCAGCCTGATGGGTCACGAGGGCGTGATCCTGTCGGATCAACTGACCTACTACGGCCTGAAAGCACTCGCGCCCGTGTTCCAGTTCGAACTCGTCGGTATCCCGAGCGACGACGAAGGGCTACTGCCCGAGCGTCTCGAAGACGTGTGCCGGCACCGGCGCGTGAAGGCGATCTTCACGGTGCCGAATCTGCAGAACCCGACCGTCGTGACGATGAGCCTCGCGCGTCGCGCGGCGCTCGCCGACATCGCGCGCCGGCATCACATCGTGATCATCGAGGACGACGTGTACGGCCCGTTGCTGCAAGCGCGTCTGCCGACGATCGCGAGCCTGTGCCCCGAGCTGACCTTCCACATCACGTCGACGTCGAAGGTCCTCGCGCCGGGTCTGCGCATCGGCTATCTGCGCACGCCGCCGCATGGCGCGGCCCTGGCCGCGGAAGCGGTGCGCACGACCGCGTGGATGCCCGCGCCGTTGTCGACGCTGATCGCGACGCGCTGGATCGAGGACGGCACCGCCCAGACGATCCTGGACGCTCAGCGCGCAGAGTTGCGCGCGCGCCAGGAGATCGCGCGCGAACTATTGCCCGCCGAGCATCTGAAGAGCGACCCCGCATGCATGTTCGTGTGGTTGCGCGTGCCGCCTCCGTGGCGCTCGGACGACTTTGCGGCCAATGCGCTCGCGCGCGGCGTCAACACGATGCCGGCCTCCGCGTTCGCGGTCGATCGCTCGACGATCGAGCACGGCGTGCGCATCAATCTCGCTTGCGCCGAGTCGCGCGAGCAGTTGACGCGCGGCCTGCAGTTGCTCGCGCACACGCTGCGCGACCGGCCGCGCGCCCTCTTCGGCACGATCTAG
- a CDS encoding BON domain-containing protein, whose protein sequence is MKTIQLLKTAGSIAAVACALNATAQTAAAAPSASSESVGQHIDDGAITTKVKADLLAAKNVKSMHIHVKTRKGVVWLTGSVPSADDKSAAEEVVQNVKGVESVKNHLKIAAD, encoded by the coding sequence ATGAAGACGATCCAGCTTCTGAAGACCGCAGGCAGCATCGCCGCTGTCGCATGCGCGCTGAACGCGACCGCCCAGACGGCCGCTGCGGCCCCGTCCGCATCGTCGGAAAGCGTTGGCCAGCATATCGATGACGGCGCCATCACGACCAAGGTCAAGGCGGACCTGCTTGCCGCGAAGAACGTCAAATCGATGCATATCCACGTGAAGACCCGCAAGGGCGTCGTGTGGCTCACGGGTTCGGTGCCTTCGGCCGACGACAAGTCCGCCGCCGAAGAAGTCGTGCAAAACGTGAAGGGCGTCGAAAGCGTGAAGAACCATCTCAAGATCGCTGCCGACTGA
- a CDS encoding NAD(P)/FAD-dependent oxidoreductase, which yields MSEVAVLGAGFIGLSSAYWLMRDGHHVTLFDALGPGEATSYGNAGTFANYGCIPVNNPEVFRNLPRFLFSPMSPLRIRWRYLPQLAPWLARFLCASMPRRYEHSAQALASLLSRAFDGYREMLASDDLSRFVRPRECLYLYSNSASFDAAQPSLALRRSLGVRFENFDRAGIAALEPNLAPIFAHGTLFNGSWFLSDPRGFLQALHAALLARGLRHERVAVRTLVPGGSSVRIVDEAGRVYDAAQAVVCAGAFSGRFARQCGDRVPLDTERGYHVRFPGTSSLISRPCGWAERGFYMVPMDGGIRAAGTVELGGYGLQRNAALLDLITRSAQHALPQLPQPDSDWLGFRPSLPDGLPVVGPSSASPRVFYAFGHQHLGVTLGGVTGSVVADLVAGRVPPVDLAPYSPRRF from the coding sequence ATGAGCGAGGTCGCCGTGCTGGGCGCGGGCTTCATCGGCCTGTCGAGCGCCTACTGGCTGATGCGCGACGGTCACCACGTCACGCTGTTCGACGCGCTTGGTCCGGGCGAGGCCACGTCGTACGGCAATGCGGGCACGTTCGCCAACTACGGCTGCATTCCTGTGAATAACCCGGAAGTGTTCCGCAATCTGCCGCGCTTTCTGTTTTCGCCGATGAGTCCGCTGCGGATTCGCTGGCGTTATCTGCCGCAACTCGCGCCGTGGCTCGCGCGCTTTCTGTGCGCGTCGATGCCGCGGCGGTATGAGCACAGCGCGCAGGCACTCGCGAGCCTGCTGTCGCGTGCGTTCGACGGCTATCGCGAGATGCTCGCGAGCGACGACCTGTCGCGCTTCGTGCGGCCGCGCGAATGCCTGTACCTGTATTCGAATTCGGCGTCGTTCGACGCGGCCCAGCCGTCGCTCGCGTTGCGCCGCTCGCTTGGCGTGCGGTTCGAAAACTTTGACCGCGCCGGCATCGCCGCGCTCGAACCGAATCTCGCGCCGATCTTCGCGCACGGCACGTTGTTCAACGGCAGCTGGTTCCTCAGCGACCCGCGCGGCTTTTTGCAGGCGCTGCACGCGGCGCTGCTCGCTCGCGGCCTCAGGCACGAGCGCGTCGCGGTCCGCACACTCGTGCCGGGCGGGAGCAGCGTGCGTATCGTCGACGAGGCGGGGCGCGTCTATGACGCCGCGCAGGCGGTCGTCTGTGCCGGCGCGTTTTCGGGCCGCTTCGCGCGCCAATGCGGCGACCGGGTACCACTCGATACCGAGCGCGGCTATCACGTGCGTTTCCCCGGCACGTCGTCACTGATTTCGCGGCCGTGCGGCTGGGCCGAGCGCGGCTTCTACATGGTGCCGATGGACGGCGGCATCCGCGCCGCAGGCACGGTCGAGCTCGGCGGCTATGGATTGCAGCGCAATGCCGCACTGCTCGATCTGATCACGCGCTCGGCGCAGCACGCGCTGCCGCAATTGCCGCAACCGGACAGCGATTGGCTCGGCTTCCGGCCGAGCCTGCCCGACGGCTTGCCGGTCGTCGGGCCGTCGAGCGCTTCACCACGCGTGTTCTACGCGTTCGGTCATCAACATCTGGGCGTCACGCTGGGCGGCGTGACAGGCAGCGTCGTCGCCGATCTGGTCGCGGGTCGGGTGCCGCCGGTCGATCTCGCGCCTTATAGCCCGCGTCGTTTTTAA
- a CDS encoding branched-chain amino acid ABC transporter substrate-binding protein — MLFAHAPSYGAEPQIVKIGFVGPLTGPVARVGKDLQNGAQLAVDEANAKHPMIGGKPVKYVLEVQDDQADPRIAIQVAQKLVDDGVVGVIGHYNSGCSIPASAVYHTANVAMITPGSTNPALTAQGFANVFRTMGHDGVGGVIAGEFAVQQLKAKRIGIIDDRTAFGQGLADAFEKGAKQANGNIVDREFTNDKAVDLRAILTSLKQKNVDLIFFGGLDEQGAMLVKQMRSLGMPAQLFGAGALKSNAFLQIAGNAGEGTRDLEPGPALDKLPSAQEFGKRYKARFNQDVELYAPFAYDAALAMIQAIQDADSLDRAKIVAVFPKVNVTGVTGKIAFDPHGDLIKPPYTLFEVQQGQWKSQRTVGGSGV; from the coding sequence ATGTTGTTCGCTCATGCGCCGTCATACGGCGCCGAGCCGCAAATCGTCAAGATCGGCTTCGTCGGACCGCTGACCGGACCGGTCGCGCGGGTCGGCAAGGATCTGCAGAACGGCGCGCAGCTCGCAGTGGACGAAGCGAACGCGAAGCATCCGATGATCGGCGGAAAACCCGTCAAATATGTGCTCGAGGTTCAGGACGATCAGGCCGATCCGCGCATCGCGATCCAGGTCGCGCAGAAGCTCGTCGACGACGGCGTGGTCGGCGTGATCGGCCATTACAACTCGGGCTGCAGCATTCCGGCCTCGGCCGTCTATCACACGGCGAACGTCGCGATGATCACGCCGGGCTCGACGAACCCGGCGCTCACGGCGCAGGGTTTCGCGAACGTGTTTCGCACGATGGGGCACGACGGTGTGGGCGGCGTGATCGCGGGCGAGTTCGCGGTGCAGCAGTTGAAGGCGAAGCGCATCGGCATCATCGATGATCGCACCGCGTTCGGGCAGGGTCTCGCCGATGCATTCGAGAAGGGCGCAAAGCAGGCGAACGGCAATATCGTCGATCGCGAGTTCACGAACGACAAGGCGGTTGATCTGCGCGCGATCCTGACTTCGCTGAAGCAGAAAAACGTCGATCTGATCTTCTTCGGCGGACTCGACGAGCAGGGCGCGATGCTGGTCAAACAGATGCGCTCGCTCGGCATGCCCGCGCAACTGTTTGGCGCGGGTGCGCTGAAGAGCAACGCGTTCCTGCAGATTGCCGGCAACGCGGGTGAGGGCACGCGCGATCTCGAGCCCGGCCCGGCGCTGGACAAGCTGCCGTCGGCGCAGGAGTTCGGTAAGCGCTACAAGGCGCGCTTCAATCAGGATGTCGAACTGTATGCGCCGTTCGCTTACGACGCCGCGCTCGCGATGATTCAGGCGATCCAGGACGCGGACTCGCTCGACCGGGCGAAGATCGTCGCCGTTTTCCCGAAAGTGAATGTGACGGGTGTGACGGGGAAAATCGCGTTCGATCCGCATGGCGATCTGATCAAGCCACCGTATACGCTGTTCGAGGTGCAGCAGGGGCAGTGGAAGAGTCAGCGGACTGTGGGCGGCAGTGGGGTGTGA
- a CDS encoding response regulator transcription factor translates to MNILLVEGGPAQTDPVERAISQSGHRISKVERGKDAITFLQANEVDLVVLDWESPGVSGFEVLHWIRRHLGREPAVLFVTSRLLEVDIVQVLDAGADDYVVKPLRIEELVARVGALLRRTRRSIKVESTIAFGPYFFDVTQRRVSLHGEAIVLTEKEFHVATYFFANAGQVVSKRLLAKLAWGRELDSTSRTIDTHIYRLRRKLVLRPENGVRLATVYTHGYRLDEIDVGSAGTETLADAEPEDPGAASHCTGPR, encoded by the coding sequence ATGAATATCCTGTTGGTGGAAGGCGGTCCCGCGCAAACGGATCCGGTCGAGAGGGCGATCAGCCAATCCGGGCATCGGATCAGCAAGGTCGAGCGGGGCAAGGACGCAATCACGTTTCTTCAGGCTAACGAGGTCGATCTCGTGGTGCTCGATTGGGAGTCGCCGGGCGTAAGCGGCTTCGAGGTGCTGCACTGGATACGTCGTCATCTGGGCCGCGAACCCGCCGTGCTGTTCGTGACCAGCCGGCTTCTGGAAGTCGACATCGTGCAGGTGCTGGACGCCGGTGCGGATGACTACGTCGTCAAGCCGCTCCGGATCGAAGAACTGGTGGCGAGAGTCGGCGCACTACTGCGTCGCACCCGGCGCAGCATAAAAGTCGAAAGCACAATCGCCTTTGGTCCGTACTTCTTCGACGTCACGCAGCGCCGGGTCTCTCTGCACGGTGAAGCGATCGTGCTGACAGAAAAGGAATTTCACGTCGCGACGTATTTCTTCGCGAACGCTGGACAGGTCGTCTCCAAGCGACTTCTGGCGAAGCTTGCCTGGGGTCGTGAACTGGATAGTACTTCGCGCACGATCGACACGCATATCTACCGGCTTCGACGCAAGTTGGTCCTGCGTCCCGAGAATGGCGTCCGTTTGGCGACTGTCTATACGCACGGATACCGGCTCGATGAGATCGATGTCGGTAGCGCAGGCACGGAAACCTTGGCGGATGCCGAGCCAGAAGATCCGGGCGCCGCGTCTCATTGCACAGGTCCGCGTTGA
- a CDS encoding DUF4142 domain-containing protein gives MKIRYSLHVMTAALAVLGVSAASIDTASGQASDGPVSAAPGRSTTLSPADQQFVLEASNSDATEIAASRIALKNSNDPHVRKFAQQMIADHTKLSHTMAALVAKKGFKPTPSADSALVGKLQTLQGTEFDQAYVEQVGVEAHQRALDLFQQQSGSGADAQLKAAAAHALPTIKHDLEMAQHLAGTMKATS, from the coding sequence ATGAAGATCCGGTATTCCCTACACGTGATGACCGCCGCGCTGGCCGTGTTGGGCGTGAGCGCGGCATCGATCGACACGGCCAGCGGGCAGGCGAGCGATGGGCCCGTGAGCGCCGCGCCGGGCCGCAGCACGACACTGTCGCCCGCGGATCAGCAGTTCGTGCTCGAAGCGTCGAATTCGGACGCCACCGAAATCGCCGCCAGCAGGATCGCGCTGAAAAACTCGAACGATCCGCACGTCAGGAAGTTCGCGCAACAGATGATCGCCGACCACACGAAACTGTCGCACACAATGGCCGCGTTGGTCGCGAAGAAGGGCTTCAAGCCGACCCCATCGGCGGATTCCGCACTGGTCGGTAAGCTGCAGACGTTGCAGGGTACCGAGTTCGATCAGGCCTACGTCGAGCAGGTCGGCGTGGAGGCGCATCAACGCGCGCTGGATCTGTTCCAGCAGCAAAGCGGGAGCGGCGCCGACGCGCAATTGAAGGCAGCGGCCGCGCATGCGCTGCCGACCATCAAGCATGACCTGGAGATGGCGCAGCATCTCGCCGGCACGATGAAGGCCACGTCATGA
- a CDS encoding PA2169 family four-helix-bundle protein: MATNVVSVLNVLVETSKDGEKGFMKAAEDAHDEQLKMLFRSTAEDCSRGARELQDAVQTLGGKPETGGSMSGALHRGWVDVKSAVGDRSDHAILAECEKGEDVAKKRYHDALEKDLPADVRAIIERQYQGVLQTHDRVRDLRDRYASMKR; this comes from the coding sequence ATGGCTACCAACGTTGTTTCCGTGTTGAACGTTCTGGTCGAAACGTCGAAGGATGGCGAAAAGGGATTTATGAAGGCAGCCGAGGATGCGCACGACGAACAGCTGAAGATGCTGTTTCGCTCAACTGCCGAAGACTGCTCGCGCGGCGCGCGTGAGTTGCAGGATGCCGTCCAGACACTGGGCGGCAAGCCCGAAACCGGCGGCAGCATGAGCGGTGCGCTGCATCGCGGCTGGGTCGACGTGAAATCGGCGGTGGGCGATCGCAGCGACCATGCGATTCTCGCCGAGTGCGAAAAGGGCGAGGACGTCGCGAAAAAACGCTATCACGATGCGCTCGAAAAGGATTTGCCGGCCGACGTGCGGGCGATCATCGAGCGGCAGTACCAGGGCGTGCTGCAGACGCATGATCGGGTGCGCGATCTGCGCGACCGGTATGCGTCGATGAAGCGTTGA